The following coding sequences are from one Acidimicrobiales bacterium window:
- a CDS encoding bacterial proteasome activator family protein, which translates to MSQTEPPELIVVTGPQGEEPAKPEKETVEQPAKVMRIGSMIKQLLEEVRQAPLDEASRARLREIYETSVRELAEGLSPDLQQELDRLAMPFDGAAAPSEAELRVAQAQLVGWLEGLFHGIQATLFAQQMAAQAQLEQMRHQRGLPPGAVPEDAPPGPTRPPGYL; encoded by the coding sequence ATGTCGCAGACCGAGCCGCCCGAGTTGATCGTCGTGACAGGACCGCAGGGCGAGGAGCCGGCCAAGCCCGAGAAGGAGACGGTCGAGCAGCCCGCCAAGGTCATGCGCATCGGCTCGATGATCAAACAGTTGCTCGAAGAGGTGCGCCAGGCGCCCCTCGACGAGGCCAGCCGGGCCCGGTTGCGGGAGATCTACGAAACCTCGGTGCGGGAACTGGCCGAAGGGCTGTCGCCCGACTTGCAGCAGGAGCTCGACCGGTTGGCCATGCCGTTCGACGGGGCCGCGGCGCCGTCAGAGGCCGAGCTGCGGGTGGCCCAGGCCCAGCTGGTGGGCTGGCTGGAGGGCCTGTTCCACGGCATCCAAGCCACCTTGTTCGCCCAGCAGATGGCCGCCCAAGCCCAGTTGGAGCAGATGCGCCACCAGCGTGGTTTGCCGCCCGGCGCCGTTCCCGAGGACGCGCCACCCGGGCCGACCCGCCCCCCCGGCTACCTGTAG